Below is a genomic region from Mucilaginibacter auburnensis.
AATCCCCAAAACAGGTAAAAAATAAGGTAGGCCACCTGTATGCCTATTGCCAAGCCAAGCACTCCCCTGCCTATAACCTTAAACTGTTTTTTAAACAGCAGGTAGATACACCTGCCCAACAAGTATAGCAGATACCCAATAACCGCGATATAAATAACATCGCCAATGCTGAAAGGTAATATGTTTAACAGCGGATGCAGTACATAACAAACCCCTACATAAAAGGCTTGCGAATAATACCGTTCAACCAGCTGCGGATAGTTGGTAAAAACACCAAGCAGCCATATAGCCACCGCTAAAGCAGCTATAGTTATAAGTTGTTTCAGGTAAGGGTTAATTGGCTTTGGCATTACGCAAATATAGTTGCTGCAAACAAAAAAGCGCCCTGAGTTGGTCAGGACGCTTTTATTGAATGTTTAATATTTAATTATTTAATAGATACAGGCACTTCAAGTTTATCCCAAACCAATGAAAAACCGTTTGCTGATGCAACGTATTTCAAGCGCTCAGTCATTGGCGCTGGTTTAGGTTTAACAGTTACTTCCAATACATTCTTTGCAGGGTCAGCGTTAGCTGTACCATCTCTTTTTATACCCCACTGACCTGTTTCGGAGTTGAAGGTAATTTTCCAGCTATCTTTTCCGGGAGTAGCAAACAATGTGTATTTACCTGCTGCCAATTTTTTACCTTCTACCATAATGTCTTTATCTGTGATAAAAGTGGTTGCCTGATTAGCACCCGCTCTCCACATCTTATCATAAGGCACAAGGTCGCCCCATACGGTCCTGCCATCTACAGCAGGACTGCTATAATTAATGGTGATTTTAGCACCTGCAACTGTAGTTTTAAGGCTATCTTTTAGACTGGTACGTCCCTGTGCAAATGCCGTTGATGACACTAAAAATAATGCGAATGCGAAACATGCAACCGCTACATACTGAAATACTTTTTTCATGATTTTTCTTAAGCTTGATATTGTTCTGTTTAATACAAATTGGTACCGCTAATATAAGCGATTAGTTATTAAACGCTGTTATATTCAAATTATGTTTAAAATTTTCAAAACTAAATATTAAGGTGCCTTGTTTATTATTCGTGCTCGCGTTGCAATTAGGAATAGACCCGAGGGTTAACCATACCCCAAGGTTAAACAATTGTTGTGAGTTGGCCCTTGCCGCGAGGCAGGGGTTTTTTGTTTGTGCTTAATTATGCCTTAATTTGAGGCATGAAAAAACAGGAAAAGCTGTTTTACCTGCTGTTTATCCTTCTTGCTTTTGCGGTTAACCTTAGCGGCATCACCAACGCTTTTTTTACCGATGACCCCGGTTTGTATGGAGCCATTGCCAAAAACATGCTTTACCGTAACGACTGGCTCTCCCTTTACAGTTACGGGCAAGACTGGCTGGACAAACCCCATTTCCCGTTCTGGATGGCGGCAGTTAGTTTTAAAGTTTTTGGTATAAGTACATGGGCCTACCGCTTGCCTGCGCTGTTGTTTTTTGCTATGAGTTTGTGGTATACTTACTTGTTAGGCAAAAAATTTTATACACAGGAGATAGCTTTCATAGCCGTGCTCATTGTGTTTGCATCACAGTATGTGATAATGAGCAATACCGATGTTCGCGCCGAGCCCTACCTGATGGGTTTGATCACCGGCGCCATCTACCACATTACCGGCCTCTACGATAGATTTAGTGTAAAAGACCTGTTGCTGGCCGCCCTGTTAACCGCCTGCGCCATCATGACCAAAGGAATTTTTGTGTTGGTGGTAATTTATGGCAGTTTGTTAGGGCAACTTATTTTCACCGGCAATTTCCGTCAGGTATTTTCTTTTAAGTGGATAGGATTATTTATCCTCACCCTATTACTAACCGCGCCTGAGGTGTATGCACTGTATGTACAGTTTGATCTCCATCCTGAAAAAACGGTATTTGGTAGACAGGACGTATCAGGCATTAAATGGTTTTTGTGGGATAGCCAGTTTGGGCGCTTTGTGAACAGCGGACCTATCAGTCAGCAAAAATCGGGCGATGTGTTTTTTTATATGCATACCTTGCTTTGGGCCTTTGCTCCATGGTGCCTGCTGTTTTATTACGCTTTGTATAAGCGGATACGCGGCATGATCAAAAAAGAAAAACAACCAGAGTTCTATACTATTGTTGGCAGCTTGTTATTGTTATTACTGTTTTCCCTTTCGCGGTTCCAGTTACCGTTTTATACCAATATTTTGTTCCCGCTGTTTGCATTGATAACTGCTCCCTACTGCTTTGAACAGCTGGAAACATGGGGTAACCGCATACGCATTATATCGTGGTGGTTATACATAGCTGCGTTTACTTTGGGCGTGTTCCTGATCAACTTTTTGCTTCAACCCGACACCTATGGATGGTTGGCAGTTGGATGCATTTGGTTTTTCGGGCTGATCAACATTACCAGTAGCCTGGTTAAACACAGGGTTAAGGTCACGTTTTTTATCGCGATAGCGGCTTCGCTATTTGCTAACTTTTACCTGGCTACCTATCTCTACCCGCTGTTGGGTAACTATAACGGACAAATAGCCGCCGCGCAATACCTTAATCAGCCTCAATTTAAAGACTACAGCCCGTATTCTTTAAAACAAACCAACAACGTTTTTCAGTTTGAATGCAACCGGCCCGTTGGGTACATTCCATTAGAAGATTTTGGCAAAGCTGCCACATCGAAAAACATGGCATACTATGCTAACCAGCAATCGATTGATTATTTGCGGGAACAAAACATACCGTTCAAAGTAATGGCCTCCTTCACCAATTATCCGCAGGAACGCATATTGCCGGCCTTTATTAATAAAGACAAACGGGAAACAACTTTAGATAAAGTATATCTGATAACTAAATAAGCGGTTTACTATTTATCATCCTCTATGCGGTAAACCAGCAACACTATCATTAATCCCAAAACAGAAATTAGTCCGAATGATGCCCGCAGGTTAATAGCTTCGGCAATAAAACCTACTAAAGGCGGTACCAGCAAAAATCCCAGGTAACCAACTGAAGAAATTGATGCGAGCGCGGCGCCACCGCTCATGGTTTTTGAGCGACCGGCCAACTGAAAGATCATAGGTACAATGCATGATACACCAAAGCCTACCATTACAAAACCCAGGGCCGCAAGTAACTGATAAGGGAAAATAACCGACAGCATTAATCCTACAAAAATAAATAACCCGCTGCCGCGTAGCATGTTCTTAATTCCAAAACGGTTTACTATGGCATCGCCTATAAACCTGCCTATGGTCATGGCTATCATGTAAACCACAAAGCCTTCGGTAGCATTGCCTTTGGCTACCTGTATTACTTTTTCAAAGTAAATACCGCTCCAATCGTACATGGTATTCTCGCAAGCCATGCAGCAAAAGCAGATCAACGAAAAAACGATCAGTGACTTTTCAGGCAGTGTGAATATCTTTTTCTTAGGCTGAGGTACGGGCGGCTGGTAAATGGTACCTGATATAAAACCGAAGGAACAGATAATCAAAAATATACTCATCAGCAATAAATGCTGCGCGGTGCTTACACCGTAATGCACGGCAAAATAACCTAAAGCCGCCCCCGCGAAACCTGCCAGGCTCCAAATGCCATGAAAGTTGGCCATGATGGATCGGTCGTATAGTGTTTGTACGGCCACTGCCTGCGCGTTGGTTGATATGTTGAACAGGTTGCGTGATGCACCCAGCAAAAACAGCACAGGTATCAACTGCCATCCTGAGGTACAAAAACCAAGTATGCCTAAAATTACAGCGAATAAAGTTGCCCCGATCAGCATTACGGTGCGGCTGCTGTATTTGCTTAATAATTGCCCGGTGAGCGGTATGGTTACCAATAAGCCAATAGGCATGGCAAATAATATTCCGCCCAGTTCGGCCTCATTTAAATTAAGCTGCTTTTGAATGTTGGGGATGCGCGAGGCCCAGGTAGCATAACCAATCCCCGACAGGAAAAAGAAAACCGCATTAGCTAAACGTAATTGCCGGGGTGTTTTATGGTGAGTGGGGGTTTTTAGCACAGTGGTGCAAAGGTAAGTAATACGCCTTGAATGATTGGAACGTTAACCACCGATTCTCCATCTGCCAATTTAAGATCAAACTACCTTTACTTACTGTTCACAAATTTAAATTTTATAACTTTTATGTAAAATTTTATAATTATTTTTGAAAAATAGAGTTTTAAGGAACTAACCGATTTAAACTAAAGAATACTAACTGATAAAATGGCTAAAAGAACCGATTTCTATTACTCGGAAGCGTCCGAACCACACCGTATACGTACCAAAAAAATATTAAAAGAATTTCCGGGATTAAGAAACCTCATTGGCAAAAACCCAAACACTATTTGGGCAATAATTGGTTTGGTATCTTTTCAGTTAATTTTAGCCTGGCTATTGCGTGATCAATCATGGTGGTTGGTTTTTGGCGCCGCTTACTTATTGGGTGCATTTGCAGACCACGCCCTTTTTGTTATGATACACGAGTGCGCGCACCAATTAATATTTAAAGGTAAAAGCGCCAATCGCTGGGCGGGTATATTGGCCAACATGCCGCAGATCTTCCCGAGCTCTATCTCATTTGAGCGTTACCATATTAAACACCACTCTTTTCAGGGTGTACATGAGTTAGACGCCGACTTACCTAACAAATGGGAAGCTAAATTGATCAATAACTCATTTTTAGGTAAAGCTTTATGGTTACTGTTCTACCCGGTGTTCCAGGTTTTCCGTTTATCTCGCTTACGCGAAATTCAAACATTTGACATCTGGATAGTAACCAACCTGTTGGTACAGGTTGCCTTCACAGCCGCCATTTATTACTTTATGGGATGGCATTCACTGGCGTTCCTGCTGTTAAGTTTCTCGTTCTCTGTAGGTTTACACCCGCTTGGCGCCCGTTGGATACAGGAACACTATTTAACGCACAGTGTTGAACAGGAAACTTACAGCTACTATGGTGGTTTAAACAAAGTGGCCTTTAACGTAGGCTTCCACAATGAGCATCATGATTTTCCTTCTATTCCGTGGAACAAGCTTCCGCAAATAAAAAGCACGGCTCCGGGATATTACGAAACCTTGTATTACCATAAATCATGGACCAAGCTGTTCTTCCGCTTTTTGTTTGATAAAGAAATATCACTGTTTAACCGCATACTGCGCAGAGAGCGTGGCAAAGTAGCGCTTACAGATGTTTCAAAACCCGACGTAGAACTGGTACAGGTGCAGGCACAGGCTTAACACAAGCGCTTTTTAAGTTATATTTGCTGTATGTTATTCCCCCGAATGAGCAGAAGCAAAAGGCTTAAATACATTGCTGCGGTAGTTATTCTGTTATTTATTGGCGCTTATGCAAGGCACAGGTATCTGGCAAATAAAATTACTGTAACAGGTAGATTGCAGGACAGAAGCATGTCTGAAGCATCGGGCATTGCGGCATCGGGCATCAATAATGAAATATTTTACGTACACAATGATAGCGGCGACACCAGCCGCTTTTTTGTTATAAACGATCATGGTCAGCTCATCAATACCGTTTACTTTAAAGGAGATGGTTCACAGTACAGAGGTGTAAATGATTGTGAGGATATAGCCGTTGGCCCCGGCCCGGAAACCGGCAAAAGCTATATTTATATTGGTGATATAGGCGATAACTTTTTTGTAAGACCTACAATCATTATCTATCGCATTCAGGAAAGCAAAAGCTTATTTGATAGCAATAAAAAGCAGGTAAAGGCAACTCCTATTTATTTAAGATACCCGGATGGACCAAAGGATGCTGAGACATTAATGATAGATCCGCTGGAAAAGCTGTTATATATAGTAACTAAACGCGGCGATAGAGTTGGTGTATATACAGCATCACTCAACTTTACGCCCGGTGACACCACAACGCTAACTAAAAGGGCTACGCTCACCTTCGGCGGCATAAAGCCGCTTAAATGGATAACCGGAGGTGATATTTCGAAAGATGGCGAACACATTTTATTGAAAAGCTACCAGGAAGTTTATTACTGGGACCGCAAAGAGGGCGAAAGCGTTTGGCAAAGCATGCAGCGTAAGCCTTATAAGCCACGTTATGAAGAGGAAAAACTGGGCGAAGGTATTGGCTTTAGTGCTGACGGCAAGGGCTATTATACCGTTGGCGAAGGCGTGTTTGCTCCTATTTATTATTATAAAACGCCTTAAAATTTTAAAACTTCTGCCTATATTTAAGCCGACCGAAACAACCATTTATACTAAAAATCATGAAAAAAACATTTACAATTGCAGCGCTACTGGTGTGTAGCTTTGCCGCTGCCTTCGCAGCATTTGCAGACCTTTCGGGGAAATGGAAAGGTATGATGAAATTTAACGACATGGAATTTCCGCTTAACTACACTTTTAAAGTGGATGGCGAGAAATTAACCGGAACCATTGGCTCCGATCAGGGCGAATTCCCAATTGCTGATGGCAAGATCAAAGGAAGTGACTTCACCTTCACACTTGATTTTAACGGAGAGAAAATACCTAACACAGGTAAATATTATGGCGACTCAACCGTTATTACCTCTGAATTTCAGGGAATGAAAAACAAGATCAAGCTTACCCGCGCTCAATAACTTATTAATCACATTTAAAAATTATTATCATGAAAAAAAGATTATCAATTGCAGCTTTACTGGTATGCTGTTTTGCTGCTGCTTTCGCGGCATTTGCAGACCTGAACGGCAAATGGAAAGGCACTTTAAAAATTGCCGATTTTGAATTACCGCTAACCTATACTTTTAAAGTTGATGGCGAAACTTTAACCGGTGCCTGCTCTACAGACCAGGGCGACTTGCCAATATTGAATGGTAAAATAAAAGGAAGCGATTTTACTTTCGCTTTAGACATTCAGGGTCAACAAATGCCACAAGTAGGCAAATTTTACGGCGACTCAACCGTTATAACCTCAGAATTTCAAGGACAAAAAACGCACGTTAAACTATTACGCGCTCAATAACCCAATTTATAAAAAGGCTTGTTAATTAAACAGGCCTTTTTATTTGGTTTTCCTCCTCTCCTACGCTACTTTTGTTGCGCATGTTCACCAGACTTACTTCCATCGTTTTAATTATTGCGCTTTTATCAGCCAACTTTTCGCGCTTGTTTGTATTTGCCGGTTTTGAGCTCAACAAAAAATACATAGCCACAGAACTTTGCGAAAATTTAGATAAACCCTGGCTGCATTGCGATGGGCATTGTTACTTTATGAAAAAAGTAAAGCAGGCCCAGGAAAAAGAAAAAAGCGATGAACGCCAAACACAGAAAAGCCTTTTTCAGGAAGTGTTTGTAGCATCGGGCAACTCCATCAAATTTTATTCGCGAGTAATTAATATTATTTCCACACCTTACCATGCACCCAAGGCTACGCCTTTCCCGGGTGCTGTTTTTCGCCCTCCGCAGGTAGCATAATCAATTTCTTATTGTATTGTATGTTGATGAGCGGATCGTTGTGCGCGGACGATAGGTTGGTCGGCATAAATACCCTTTAACTTATTATGCACTATCAGGAGCGAAACACTCCTGCAATAATCATTCAGGTGAAAAAATATTCTATATTATTTCTGCTGAGCGTGCTGTATACTACAGTAACGTTAGGGCAGATAAAAGGCACTGTTACGGATGCCATAACTCACGAGGCACTCGCGGGTGCCGTTATATGCAAAGTTGATGGCAACACAACTTCAACCCTAACACAAACCAATGCGCGCGGCGAATTCAGCATACAACAAGCTTCAATAAAGGCCATTAAAGTAACTATGGTGGGCTATACGTCCGCAACTTTAACGGTAACCGATGGCGCCGAAGTAAACGTTGTGCTGGAACCATCGGTTACAGATTTACAAACTGTAATTGTATCAGCCAACCGCGAGGGGCAGTCGCGGCAAGATGCGCCCATTGCCATCAGCAAGATCAATTCAACACAAATTAAAGATACCAAAGCAACTGCCCTGTACCAGCTGTTGAACAAAACACCGGGCGTATACATGGTGAATTTGGGCAACGAGCAGCACACCATGGCCATAAGGCAGCCTATTACCTACAACGCGCTGTACTTGTACATGGAAGATGGCCTGCCTATTCGCCCCACGGGTATTTTCAACCATAACTCGCTTTATGAGATCAACATGTCGGGCGTAAAGGATATTGAGGTTATTAAAGGTCCGGCTTCATCACTGTATGGCAGCAATGCCATTGGGGGCGCAATAAACTTTATAACGCAAAACCCGCCTGCCGGCTATGCAGGGAATGTATCTGTACAAGGCGATAACTACAATTACCGCCGCATTGATGCTGATGGAGGTTTTACCAAAGGCAAATTCGGCTTTTATGTGGGTGGCTACCAGGCACGTCAGCGTGATAGCTGGCAGGATTACACAGATTTTGACAAAACCTCTGTAAACCTGAAAATGACCTATGATGCCAGCGAAAAAACCAAACTAAGTTTTACAACGGCTTACAATTATCTGAATACCCAAACACCGGGCAGTTTAGATGCAACCCGTTTTTACAACCGCAGTTACAGCAGCAACCAGCGCTTTACTTATCGCAGGGTAAAGGCGTTACGTGCATCATTAAAACTGGAGCATATGTGGAACGAAAAAAGCAGCACGTTTATCACGCTGTTTACCCGCGCCAATTCAACAGCGCAATTACCCAGCTATTTCATTTCGGATGTGCGCGATAATACCGGCGCTTACCTGAGCTCAAACGGACAGGTAAATGATCAACGCCTGCAAAGCTATGGTGTGTTGGCGCAGCACCGCATCAACATGGATTTTTTGAATTCGAGATTTATATTGGGTGGTTATTTGGATAACAGTCCGAGTTCGTTCTACTCGCAATATCTGGATATTCAAAAAGATGTAGCCCGTAACTACTATACCGGCTTTACTAATACAGGTAAATATATTGACGATTATAAGATCAAGCTGTTTAATACAGCGGCTTATGCACAATATGAAATGAACCCTGTTGAGCCGCTGCGTGTGGTGTTAGGTTTAAGGTATGACCACGTACATTACAACTTCAACAACAACTTAACCGCGGGTTCAAAATATAAACTGCATGAGGTGAATGACTTTAATATTGTAGCGCCCAAAATTGGCCTCACCTACAACTTTGGTAACAACAAAGGCTTATATGCCAATTACAGCGTAGGTTTTCAGCCACCCGAAACCGGCGACCTGTACAGCGCCCGTCAGCAAACGCCGCTTAAGCAGGCTACCTTTAACAATTATGAGTTAGGCGGATGGTTTTCGGCCTTCAATAAAAAGCTTTACGTAGAAGTAAGCTTATATGATTTGGAAGGACGGAATGAAATTATCAGTCAGCTGTTGCCTAATAACACCACACAAAACCAAAACGCAGGAGCAACACGCCACAGAGGTATTGAGTATGCTGTAACTTACGCGCCTGTACGGTCATTAAGCTTCAGGTTTAGCGGCACCAACGCGCAGCATCAGTATTTAGATTACAGCGAGGTGAGCACCAACTTTGCCACCGGTACAAGTACGGTATTAGTTTACAACGGTAACCGTATGGCCAACGCCCCTGCCTGGATAGCCAACAGCGAGCTGACTTATAAGCCCTTGTTTATTCCGGGTTTCCGTATTGCAGGCGAGTGGCAGCATATTGATAAATTCTTTACCAATCCGGCTAATACCAAAAGCTATGAAGGGTATGACATCTTCAACCTGCGCTTAGGCTACGAAGCCAAACAAGCTGCGCTAAAAGGTTTTGGTATATGGTTCAATGTATTGAATGTAACCAATAAACTATATGCTACCACTGTGGTGAGTAATCAGTATGGTGATACCTACACCGCAGCGCCGCCACGGGTTTACACATTAGGTTTAAGCTATTCGTTCTTAAAAAACTGATCAAATGAAAAAAAGTAACGCCGGTAACCAGCAAGCCAAACGACTGTTTTATAAGTGGCACCGAGTATTGGGCTTAATTGCATTAATACCGGTTATGGCATGGACCATCAGCGGGTTATCGCACCCGTTGATGTCTAACTGGTTGCGTCCATCTATTCCTAAAGAAGTTTTTGTACCCGGAACCCAGGACAAGATAGCCCCAAAAATTTCTTTGCATGAGGTATTGGCGAAGAATGGCGTTTCAGAACTTCGAAACTTTAGTCTGATACAATTCAGCAAGGGAGCGTATTACCAGGTATTGGACAAAGACAGCGTTTACAATTATTATTCGGCCAATGATGGCAGTTTACTACCTGATGGCGATAAGCTTTATGCCGAATATCTTGCCCGTTACTTTATGCAGGATAGCACCTCTGCAATAAAAGAGATGCATGTTCAGAAAAGTTTTGATAGCCACTACCAGCCCATTAACCGTTTGCTACCTGTTTGGAAAGTTACTTTTGACCGCCCCGGCGGTATGGATGTGTATGTTGAGACCGCGCAAAGCAGGTTAGGCACATTTAACAACAACACCAGGAAGTTTTTCCTGGTGTTGTTTGAGCAGCTGCACACCTGGAGCTTTTTAGCGGCTATTGGTGGTGAGCAGTTCAGGTTGATATTTATGTTATGCGTTGTGGGGGTAATGTTCTTATCGCTGTTAAGTGGTGTTACTGTTTATGGCCTTTTATGGAAGAAGTTTAAAGAAGTAAGGCAGAAAAGGCAAAACAATGACAAGCGGTTTATCCATCGCTACCACAGGCAACTGGGGCTCATCATGTCATTCCTTATGCTGACTTTTACCATAAGCGCTGCTTTTCACTTGTACATTACATTGTATAACTTAAAGGGCGAGAGCAAAGCCTACAGCCAACTAATAAAAGCAAGCGATTTGAAACTGAGCAACTTTAACCTGCCTGTTGCAGATAGCACCATATTCCGTACCGGGCTGGCAGAATTTGATGGTAAAAGCTACTATCAAATTCTTAATAACAAAAAGCAGATTGTATATATTAACGTGAACACAGGTGAGGAGTTAACGGATGGTGATCAAGCCTATGCACGCTTTTTGGCTTCTTATTATAAAACCTTTGGCGAACAAAAGAGAAAAGAAAAAGTATACGGAAAAACTGAGGTTACTCCGGTTAAACAATTCACAAACGATTACGGCTTCATTAATAAGCGGCTGCCTGTTGAAAAAGTTAGCTATCCTAACGATGGTGACTGGTACATTGAAACTACATCAGCAAAGCTGGCAACCAAAGTTGATGGTTTGGACCGCGCCGAAGGTTTAACTTTTATCTTCCTGCATAAATTTTTTTGGATGACCTGGGCCGGAAAAGATGTGCGCGATATAGTGAGCATGCTGGCAGCACTGGGCATTTTAGTAGTATCTTTGCTGGGCTTTACGGCCTTTATCAAAAACAAATAATATGATCAAAAATATAACCGCGGGATTAGCTTTTGCACTATTAGGCTTAACCGCCTGCAGCGGACCGGCAGAGAAAAAAGCACCTGTCAAAAAATACAAGTACGTATGCACCATGCATCCTGAAATTGGCGCCGATAAGCCCGGCACCTGTTCCAAATGCGGCATGGATTTGGTAGAACGCGACACTACCGAAGACGCTAAATAAAAAATGCCTGCCGGAATCGGCAGGCATTTTTTATTATTTGCCCATTTCGTCGGCACTTGGACCGTAAGATCCGGGAATAGGAATGTTTAGCAGGCGCAGAAAAACGCCCAGTTGTGCCCGGTGGTGTATAATCTGAGCAATACACATTCGTAGGGTTTCGTATTTATTTCTGTCAACCAGAATTTGTTCTCCATGGCGCAGCAACCAGCGCTTTTCAAGGTCTGCTTCGCTGAAATTTTGCAAGTGCGCGCGGCCGTCTGCGTATGATTGCTCGAAGAATTCAAGCAGGTCAGTAACGTTATCTATTTTACTTGGTTCATAAGGAGTAGTGGCAAAATCTAAACCATCAGTAGTAACGGTCATGGTTATCCACGCAGGCAATTCGGCTATGTGGGTAGTAAGCTGCTGCAGGTTCATGCTTTTTGGATGCGGCCTCCAGTCAAACTTATCTTGCGGAACTATTTTTAGGAATTTACGGGTGATTTGAGCTTCCTGCTCAATTTCATTCAAAAGGTTTTCAATGATTGTCATGGTTTGTTTGTTTTTGTTGATACAAAGAAACCATGAGGTGGTGACAGCCCTATGTCAGCAGGTTTTATAGCGATGAAAATATTTTTGTTTTCTTATCCTGCGGCTTTGCGCTCTTCGTCCCGGGAACCTTTCAGTTCCTTAATTTCCAGTTCAAAAGCGCGCATACGGGCATGTAGGATATCTACCTCCGTACGCATCATCTGTATTTCTGTAATAAGTTTGGCCGATTCCGGTTTGTTGATGTTCTTGTCGCCGGTACCCAATATCAACCACTCGGGAGAATAGCGTAACTGAAGGCACAATTTGCGGATGAGGTAGTAGCTCACCTCCTGTTTTTTATTGATAACCTTGCTGATAAAGCCTTGGTCTACATTAATGGCATTAGCCAACGCCAGTTGCCCACCGTGCTCTTTAACTATAATTTTGATACGTTTTACTATACCCTCGTCAGACAACATATGCCTGCAATTATAAACAATGTATATCCAAAACCGAAATACATCTTATATCATAGAACGTGAATTTACAGCTTGCTTGTTTTAAGTTGTAATTGCTGTAGCCTGTCATTATAATCGCGAAGACCAATCTTTTTATCGGCGTAAGCCGTTTCAAGTGTTTCCAACTCTTGTATCAGTTGCAGCTTTTTACCGTTGGGTTCGCCCTCGGTTCTAACGCCATTATCATATAAACTGCCATAAATATTATTCAGTTTACGTTCAACCGATTGTATCATTAATAATGACGGCGCTTTTTCGGCTTCCATTACAAATGCATTTAGCTTGTTTTTTTGCTTTTTGTGGTTAAAAACAATTATGGCAGTAACAACAAAACCACCTGCTATAAAATAAAGTATTAAATCATTCATACTGTTTAAGTTAATGGGGTATTAAAAACCGGTTACGATATTATTAAAATAATAAATATAAAAAAATAGCCGGCAAGAATACTTGCCGGCTATTTAGCCATAATTAACTTATTAACAACGAGTAATGAAATCAATACACTACTAATGGTTGTGCTTTTTATGAATATCCTTTACCAAACACAATTTCTTTATCTCGTCAATCTTTATAACAAATGGCGCGTACTTAAGGCGGTTGCCTATCATCTCTGTAACATTGTCTGAGTGCGCTATTACCTCATCCGGACTGTTACCGGCTAATAATCTTTTATACATGCGGTAATCGCCCCATTCAATATAATATACCTCGCCTGGCAGTATCTTCTTATCGTGGATGATCTTTAAGGCTACCCAACAACCGTTCTCTAAATAAGGATACATG
It encodes:
- a CDS encoding heavy metal-binding domain-containing protein; its protein translation is MIKNITAGLAFALLGLTACSGPAEKKAPVKKYKYVCTMHPEIGADKPGTCSKCGMDLVERDTTEDAK
- a CDS encoding PepSY domain-containing protein; its protein translation is MKKSNAGNQQAKRLFYKWHRVLGLIALIPVMAWTISGLSHPLMSNWLRPSIPKEVFVPGTQDKIAPKISLHEVLAKNGVSELRNFSLIQFSKGAYYQVLDKDSVYNYYSANDGSLLPDGDKLYAEYLARYFMQDSTSAIKEMHVQKSFDSHYQPINRLLPVWKVTFDRPGGMDVYVETAQSRLGTFNNNTRKFFLVLFEQLHTWSFLAAIGGEQFRLIFMLCVVGVMFLSLLSGVTVYGLLWKKFKEVRQKRQNNDKRFIHRYHRQLGLIMSFLMLTFTISAAFHLYITLYNLKGESKAYSQLIKASDLKLSNFNLPVADSTIFRTGLAEFDGKSYYQILNNKKQIVYINVNTGEELTDGDQAYARFLASYYKTFGEQKRKEKVYGKTEVTPVKQFTNDYGFINKRLPVEKVSYPNDGDWYIETTSAKLATKVDGLDRAEGLTFIFLHKFFWMTWAGKDVRDIVSMLAALGILVVSLLGFTAFIKNK
- a CDS encoding DinB family protein, with protein sequence MTIIENLLNEIEQEAQITRKFLKIVPQDKFDWRPHPKSMNLQQLTTHIAELPAWITMTVTTDGLDFATTPYEPSKIDNVTDLLEFFEQSYADGRAHLQNFSEADLEKRWLLRHGEQILVDRNKYETLRMCIAQIIHHRAQLGVFLRLLNIPIPGSYGPSADEMGK
- a CDS encoding helix-turn-helix domain-containing protein produces the protein MLSDEGIVKRIKIIVKEHGGQLALANAINVDQGFISKVINKKQEVSYYLIRKLCLQLRYSPEWLILGTGDKNINKPESAKLITEIQMMRTEVDILHARMRAFELEIKELKGSRDEERKAAG